The genomic region TACTTGCTTCATCTTCGAATCAACTTACGTCTAGATTTCTCGCATCAGAGCTTATCCATCTACACACTACTGTACTGGGTATCCCCGTGCCTTCCGGACTTCCGCCTGCTTGCTGTCCTTTACCCTCGGTGTACCTTCTTTTCATTCAACCTAAGAACCATCCCACTCCGTCTGGAGGTTCGGGGTACATCTCCCCGCGCCAAGCTTAGTTGTGTATCATTATCATAAGAACTTTActgcaaatgtttttttgttggtttccaAGCCCTATACACCCCCAGGCCTTCTAATGATCTAAACGGCCACGTGGCGTGTTCACTCGATCAGTCGGTTCTCGTTCATTCaatcaacacaaacacacgcacacacacacgcgcagaCACACTCAAACAATATTTCAAACCTTTTCGTGCCTGCGTAAATACATTACAGTATCCTTTTATTTGTTGCCTTCTCCTCAGCGTGGTTGAATCTCTACTCTTACTTCAGTAAATGTTACTAATCTTTGTCTATTGTTTTCGTCTCTGTTTTGCGTTGCCATAGCGGCAACACTGTTTGCCACACTGTCTCAGTACGCcaacttgatttttttttctttgtgttcAATTTTAATCGCCATTTGCACACGGCAGGGAAACTTCTATCTATCCTGTTAATGTTTTCTATTAATCCGCTTTCCTCATATTCCCCCCTTTGTTACTCATAAATGCGCATCTTTAAACGCATTTCGTAAACGTACCCTTCGCTTGTGAGCCATATGAGCTTGCtggccaaagttattcgataAGGAAACTACGAATGTTTTACTTTACATTCACCAATTGAAAATGGACATTTTTAGTCAAAGATGTAATAAATCGTTATAAATTATTACAGAACCACGAACTCTTTTCCGCCGATGGCGCGTGTTCTGGCCATATGATATGACACCACCCGCTTCACACCATGCCCAACGTGTGTGAGGTGGTTAATAGTGTGTATCATGAACAATGCCGCATACACTTTACGCCTTCTGTTAATCAAGGCGATCTACTACAGCGCGGaagatcttttttttcgcttgtaCCCCCGCGTATATATGCTTAAAccttaacaattttcaaattttccctATTGCAGCGCCAGGTGGTGCCCTTCCCTCTTCCGTTTGCCACTCGATTCTTCAtctatctttttttattttttgttttttttttgtacaataaAGTAAAGCAATCCACATTGTTATTCCGAACCCTTTCCGTAAAAGGCCTACTACGCTACTAACTTCCATTCGATTTTGCTCAACTATTTTACGCCCCCTTTCAACTTTGCCCCCGGGATTTGCTGAACAAGCTATTCCACAAATCTCGAATCATTTATCTCCCCAAGTCGCCTCGCCTTACTGAACTACATCTGTACAACGTACAACAACATGCGCATACACACAGAGTTTACTACCGGTTTTATCAAATGAAAAGTACATTTAAAAGTTCGATTCTATGAAAAACCAGGACCAATTTGCGTCCAAGAGGAAGACGAAGATCGAGAAGTGGGGGAGGCGAGTGAGTATCGTTCGAGGAAGGGGTATGGTTTGAATGAAAGACGCGAAAGCGGCCAAAACGAAGCATGTGTGCCCAGGAATTCCGAAACATTTGCAAGGGATGCCTCGTGTATCGGAACATAGTTTGgcccgtttgtttattttcgtccTTCGTCcttcacacacaaaacacgtCTCCCTCAACAAGTTCATGCATTCTATCGATCGAAAGAAGTGTCGATCAAGATATAGAAGATAGTATAATCGACCTTCTCACAGTTCATACAATTCAGTGTAGCTAAAGGGGAAATGAAAGGTCTCTAAGGATGATTTCAACGAAATTTGCCATTGGGAATTGTGGTGCCTTTTTGATGAAAGGTCCTTAAATAGAGCGGACGACCACAtatgataaaagaaaaagaaaaaagttccACTTGAACGATTCTTCCTTACTACAGGGTTTGAACAACACAACCACCGCACACCACCGCTTTTGGCGCTACACTTATGGCCTTAAAAACTTGCTCTCCCGGTTTCGATCTCTTTGTGGTCATCGTAGCGACTTAAAGCGACAGCGAGTTCTTCTACCAAcgaggacgatgacgacgacggcgacgctGGCGACGTAGTGACGCGCGCTAGTCGATCTCCTGCTTCTGCAGATTGATCAGCGCTCCCACGATGACAACGATGTCGTCGAGCAGCTTGAACGTCCGCCCATCGATGCAGGTGTGCGGACTGAGCATCTGGTGGTTCTGAAAGTTCTCCAGGATGTTCTCGATGTAGTTCTTCAGCTTGAACGTTCGGCTCTTGCTGATCTTCTCCGAGACGATGTCCTCGAAGTTTTCATCGTCGCAGCTTCCTCCGCCGCCCAGGACCCGCTCgaggtcgtcgtcgtcgatggcGCCGCCCGCAGCCCGAGATCTCCGGTTGCGCCCACCACCATTGTTGTTTGTGTGGTCGTGGCCGTTCGCAAGCCGGTCCTCAAAGTTGTGGAAGTTCTGGCCCGCGATCAGGTTCGTGTTGGTTTTGAACTTGGTGAGAAAGCCGGACTGGGCGAGCAGCTGCTCGTCGTCCGTCTGGACGCCGAACGCACGCGACACGAAGCAGACGCACCCGTCCAGCGTGGAGGCAACGAGGTACTTCAGCTTGTGGCACTGGTCGACCGGACAGTACGCCGTCCCGATTTCGCTCGGCGGCAGCTGCTGGACGGCGTTCTGCTTCACCCGCAGCACCAGGTAGTTCAGTATCAGGTGGATCCGGTTGAAGTGCTGACGGAGGCTGATCGGCACGTTCAGCTTCATGGTGAAATCGTCGGGCCACACGATGAAGTTGCGCAGGCAATCGGCGATCTTAGGCACGCTCGTGTGAAACAGCAGGTCGACCTCGGCCGCCCCGATGCCGAAGAAGTTCGCCAGCCGGGCGCTGCTCTCGTTCTGCTTGATCTTGCGCAGCGTCAGCACGATGTCACGCTGGTTAAGATCGAACGACTGTGCGAGCGAATTCACCAAGAACATGCGATTCCGCCGCAGCCCGATGAAGAGTGTCGGGAACTCCTGCAGCATCTGCAGCTTGGCCTTTGAGGACGTGATTTGGTTGGTTGCGCCACCGAGGCCCCCGAGGCTGCTGCCCGCGCTGGTACTGTTTGTCCGCGTGTGAACTTTTCGTTTCACCTTCTTCCGAAATAATCGGTTCCCGGTCAAGGCACCGTCTGTGTCTTCCATATCCTCGCTTCCACCACCGAGTGCGCCCGCACCGGAAGCTCCTTCGTATTCGTCCATCGCAGCGTCCTCCTCATCCACCTGTTGATCCTGCTCGTCGTAGTCTTCCTCCGCCAGCAGGATGGTGGTAGTGCTTCCGCGGGCCACCGCCGATGAGGAACCGCGGCCAAGCGATACTCGGGATGCTGTTGACACCACACGGGGGCCTCCCTTCGGCCCTAGTGGTTCCATCTCTTCGCCGATCTCCTCCTCGGCTGACGCTGTCGACGATGACGTTCCGtcgtcttcctcctcctcctcctgttcCTCTTCCTCCGTCTGTTGCTTTTCCGTGGCTATGCGTACTAGCTTCTGCTGCCTCTCCCccgcctgctgctgcttgccaCGTTGCGGCGGCGTTGCTTTTGCTGTACGTGTCCCAACCACCTCCTTTACTTCACGGCGAGGTCTTTTGGCGGCGCTTGCCTCAGCGTCGCTCCCTTGCTCCTGCTCTGCCtgttcttcttcctcctcctcctccaccacctcgTCCGTCTCTTCGTCGTCCAAAGGGTCTAGCTCCCCTTCGgccgcctcctcctcctcctcttcctcttcctcggCACTGTTCGCGGACGACGTCCGCTGGTGCTCCTTCAGCTTCTCCAGCTGTGTCCTCCGTCTCGCCGTTGCCACCGCCAATCGGTTGGCTTTGTTGTCCAGCTCCGGGTTCCGGTTCCTGGCGGCGACCGGAGTATTATTTCGCACCGTTCTCGTCGGTCTCTGCAGTCTGCGCGCCGACGAATCGCCTCTGGACGTTTCCACACCGTTTGGCTGCTTTGCGACGGCGGCTGCGGCTGTTTTGCGATTGCTTTTGGCCGTTCGAGTGTTCGCTTCCTCGTGTCGTGGGCTGGTGCTGTAGCTATGAATTTTCATAATACCGGCCTAAAACGAGAAGTGTGCAAACATCATTACTTTCAGAAAATTCgccttctgaaaaacatcaatCTATCGTCATTTAAGAAATTGTGGAGCAATTTGGCGCAAAACACCACTCTACTTGGTAATGTGTTATGTGTCCCAATTATTCAGTTGGAGGCATTTTATAACTTATCGTCCTGACACTGAAATCTACTTTCGCGATAATCAACCAATTCGCACGTAGGCGGACACATATCTCATTGAATCGAATCTGCATGGGTTTAAGGATGatcttgaagaaaaacaactgatGATTATGGCCAACGTCATGACGATACATCTCCGAATAACCATAACTAAATAACACGATCACTAACCATCAATCACATAAAAGGTAAAGGAAGATTAGAATTTTAAAAGTAAACGAAACAGGACTCTCGAAACCTTATCTCGATTGAAATTTTCATAGATTTGTTTTAGATCGATCGAACAAGATTGAAAAATGATACAATGGCCAATTTAATAGTTGATAATTATTCCCTTTGCAATCTAATGTAATGCAGATATAATTCTACCTTCTCATGGTATTTTACCAATTTTACAAactacatttttaaatttgctttATCGTATCATGAAAAAGCCCAACTCATCAGCATTTTACAAAATATGGATAGTCTTAAAATGTCATGCAGCCTTcaatttaacaaatatttaaaataatctgTGTCGTCCTTGACGTCGACCATTACCCACGGATCTCAACTAAACCGTTCCATAATCAACATAAGacgaattaa from Anopheles coustani chromosome 3, idAnoCousDA_361_x.2, whole genome shotgun sequence harbors:
- the LOC131261168 gene encoding serine/threonine-protein kinase pakA-like; amino-acid sequence: MKIHSYSTSPRHEEANTRTAKSNRKTAAAAVAKQPNGVETSRGDSSARRLQRPTRTVRNNTPVAARNRNPELDNKANRLAVATARRRTQLEKLKEHQRTSSANSAEEEEEEEEEAAEGELDPLDDEETDEVVEEEEEEEQAEQEQGSDAEASAAKRPRREVKEVVGTRTAKATPPQRGKQQQAGERQQKLVRIATEKQQTEEEEQEEEEEDDGTSSSTASAEEEIGEEMEPLGPKGGPRVVSTASRVSLGRGSSSAVARGSTTTILLAEEDYDEQDQQVDEEDAAMDEYEGASGAGALGGGSEDMEDTDGALTGNRLFRKKVKRKVHTRTNSTSAGSSLGGLGGATNQITSSKAKLQMLQEFPTLFIGLRRNRMFLVNSLAQSFDLNQRDIVLTLRKIKQNESSARLANFFGIGAAEVDLLFHTSVPKIADCLRNFIVWPDDFTMKLNVPISLRQHFNRIHLILNYLVLRVKQNAVQQLPPSEIGTAYCPVDQCHKLKYLVASTLDGCVCFVSRAFGVQTDDEQLLAQSGFLTKFKTNTNLIAGQNFHNFEDRLANGHDHTNNNGGGRNRRSRAAGGAIDDDDLERVLGGGGSCDDENFEDIVSEKISKSRTFKLKNYIENILENFQNHQMLSPHTCIDGRTFKLLDDIVVIVGALINLQKQEID